CCCTAGGTGTGCTCGGGTTCGATAGGCATACGAAGCACCTAAAACGCCAATCCACATAAGTAAAAAGCGAGCGAGCTCTTCAGTGTAAGAGTTAGGAGACCGTAAAATAAAGCGTGAGAACACCTGCCAACTAACGACTGCAACAATGGCAAACATCGCAACAATTAATACCCATTCAATGAGCTGATTTATTTTCGCGTTAAACTCTTTCATAACGCCTCCTGCATCGCTTTTATTGCCGCAATTTGTGCGGCGATAGGCGTGCCTTTGAATGAGGCATGAAAAGGGGCTACTTTCTCTTGAAACACTTGTTTATCTGGGTAAATAACCTCAACACCTGCATCAACAACGGCTTGTAATGCCTGATCAGATGCTGATTGCCACAAACTACGTTGATAGATAACAGAATCTTGCATTGCTAACTTCAGCCAGTGTTGCTGCTGAGTCGTTAATTGCTGCCAAACCTTTTGACTAGCAACTACGATGTCAGGCACAAAAGTGTGTTCATCTAGGGTGTAATATTTCGCAATTTCATAATGACGAGATAGGTAATAGCTAGGCGGGTTATTTTCTGCACCATCGACAACACCTTGTTGCAGCGCAGAATAAAGTTCCCCCCACGCAATGGGAGTGGCAGCGCCACCTAAAGACTGCACAGTAGCAATAGCCATTGGGCTAGTTACCACTCTAATTTTGCTGCCAATTAAATCATCAGGCGTTCTAATTGCAGCATCTGTTGTGTAAAAACTGCGACTACCCGCATCATAATAACCAAGCCCTTTAAGGCGAGCTACAGCTAGGTCATCAAGCAATTTTTGCCCAAGCTGGCTATTAAGTACTTTCCAAAAGTGCTCACTATCTCTAAATAAATAAGGCACGCCAAACACTTTCATTTGAGGCACAAAGCCTTCAAGTGGACTTGACGATACTTTTGTCATCGACAAACTACCGATTTGTAATAGCTCTATTAACTCCCTTTCCGTGCCTAATTGTGCTGCGGGATAAATCACAATTTCCATCTGATTATCAGAGTAATAAGCTAAACGCTCTGCCATATACTCCATGGCTTGATGGGTAACATGGCGGCTATCTAATGTATGCGCCATTGTTAAGCGAATAACCTTGTTGTCGTCACTGCATGCACTGATAAAAAGTAAACAGCAGCAGAGAAATAGTGTGCTCAGAAGATTTTTATGCATTGTTGTGTCTTCTTTTTGTGTTCAGTTGTGTGTTCATGTTGTCTTATATAATCCTTTATCTTTCATTAAGGTACACGGCAATCCAAGCTATGACCTGCGTAACCATTTAAAAATTTATGTGAGTTTTAAATGGATAGCTATAAACAAACGTTAATTGTATTACTTATTTGTTAAAGGCCAGTTTTGACTACCGGTAGCAAATTGTCAAATCTTATTTGCCACCGGTGGCAAAATTAACTACTATGTTCTGCAATACACTGTAACAATGCTAAGAGCGGGCACATAAATGCAAACTTTAAATCGTAAAAACTTTAATAAAAACAAATATCCAACGAGTATAATGCAGTTTGGAGAAGGCAATTTTTTACGTGCATTTGTCGATTGGCAAATAGATAAGCTTAACGAACAAACAGGTTTAAATGCCGGTGTTGCTATCATCAGACCCATCGACTACGACTCGCTGCCGCTTCTTAATACACAGGATGGCTTATATACCTGTATTATTCGTGGTATCAATGAGCAAAACAAACCTGTTTCTGAGCAACGTATTATCAGTTGCGTTAACGAAGAAATCCCTGTTTACAAACAATTTGACAACTATTTAAAGCTTGCCGAGAACAGTGACCTTAAAGTCATTTTTTCGAATACTACAGAAGCCGGCATTGAATACATTCCTGATGACAAGTTATCTGATACACCTGCAAAGGCATTTCCTGCAAAACTAACGCAATGGTTATTTCACCGCTTCAAGCACTTTAATGGTGCAAGCAGCAGTGGCATGATCATAATCCCTTGCGAACTTATTGATTATAATGGCGAAAAGCTTAAAGAGATTGTATTGCAGTACAGTCAGTTATGGGATTTACCAAGCGAGTTTGTGAACTGGCTTAACGAGCACAATCATTTTTGTTCATCCCTCGTTGATCGTATTGTGACGGGATTTCCGCGCGATGAGCATCAAGCTTTACAGCAACAATGCGGTTATTACGACAATTTCATGGTAACAGCAGAATACTTTCATTTATTTGTAATACAAGGGCCACAGCATTTAGCTGATGTATTACACCTTGAAGGAAGCGACTTAAACATTAAAGTTGTTGACGATATCGCGCCTTATAAGCAACGAAAAGTGGCTATTTTGAACGGTGCACATACCGCTATGGTTCCACTTGCCTATATGGCAAATATTGATTCGGTTGGCGAGGCTCTCGCTTCACCTCTGCTTGAAAAATACGTTACTAAACTGATATTTGATGAAATCATCCCTACTCTATCCTTGCCTAAGGAAGAGTTACAGGTTTTCGCTAATGACGTATTAAACCGCTTTAGAAACCCTTACATATGTCACCTACTGATGTCTATTTCATTAAATAGTATGACTAAATTCAAAACACGCTTGTTACCTCAATTAGAGCAATATATTAGCAACAACAAAACTGTACCACCGCTCATCGCAACAGCCATAGCTGGGCAAATATTGTTTTATCGTGGCGAGCGAAATGGCGACAAAATTGAATTAGCCGACAGTCCAAAGTGGTTGGCTTTATTCAACGAGCAATGGCAACAACATCAGCAAGGATCAATAACAACCTATGAGCTAGTAAGCTCAGTGTTAGCTGCAAACTGGCATTGGGATAAAGATTTAAATGACGTCGTAGGCCTTACAGATAAAGTGACTGAACAACTAAGTCTAATGCTATCAAGCTCAGTTGAACAAACGCTTGTTAACTTATTGGAGTCATAAGCATGAGCAGACTATTACGACTTCATAATACTGATGATGTAGCAATTGCCTTACAGCCAATCAATGCAAATGAAAGAATCGAATTTGAAGGCTTTTCTTTTACAGCATTAGAAGACATAGATAAGGGTCATAAAGTTGCGCTTAAGCCGATTGCTAAGGGTGAGCGGGTCATTAAATATGGCGCCCCAATTGGTTTTGCACTTGAAGATATTAATCCTGGCGCATGGGTACACACACATTGCATCAAAACAACGTTGCATGATGAATTAACATACCAATATCAGCCAGAGTTCGTTGCACAAGCCCCCGAGGAGCCATCACCGGAGGTTAATATTTACCGTCGTGCCAATGGTGAGATTGGTATTCGCAACGAGATATGGTTGATCCCAACCGTTGGCTGCGTGAATGGCATGATCAAACAAATGAAAGATGAGTTTTTACGTAACCATGCTGATCTTGAAATTGATGGCGTACACATATTTCCACATCAATTTGGCTGCTCTCAGTTAGGCGATGATTTAGAAACCACAAAAGTTTTATTGCAAGATATGGCCTTACACCCTAATGCCGGTGGCGCGTTAATCGTTGGTCTAGGTTGCGAAAATAACCAATTAGCTGCTTTTAAAGCGGGTTTAGGTGAAATAGACGAATCACGAATTAAGTTTTTAATTTCACAACACTCTGATGATGAAGTTGAAGATGGCGTAGCTCTGCTAGAAGAAATCTACAGCGTCGTTAAACACGATAAGCGAGAAACCGGCAAGCTCAGTGAAGTAAAATTTGGCCTTGAGTGTGGAGGCAGTGATGGCCTATCTGGGATCACAGCCAACCCTATGCTTGGCTACTTCTCTGATTACTTAATTGCTCAAGGAGGCACGACAGTCCTGACGGAAGTCCCCGAAATGTTTGGTGCAGAGACATTACTCATGTCTCGCTGTAAAGATGAAGAAACCTTTAATCAACTTGTCAGCATGATTAATAACTTTAAAGGTTATTACAAAGCACACAATCAGCCTATTTACGAAAACCCTTCTCCTGGCAATAAAAAAGGCGGAATTAGTACATTAGAAGATAAGTCGTTGGGTTGTACACAAAAGGCTGGCACAAGCAAAGTACAGGCTGTGCTTGAGTATGGTGAACGCTTAAGTGTCGCTGGTTTAAATTTACTTAATGCACCGGGTAATGATCCCATTGCCACCAGCGCACTTGCCGCTGCAGGCTGTCATATTGTGTTATTCACAACCGGTCGAGGTACGCCTTATGGTGGCTTTGTGCCGACTTTAAAAATTGCTACTAACTCAGAGCTGGCAAATAAAAAAACGCGCTGGATAGACTTTGATGCAGGTGTGCTAGTCAGCGGTAAAAGCATGCCTGAAGTACATCAGGAATTTGTCGACTTATTAGTTGAGGTAGTAAACGGTAAGCCAACCTGTAACGAAATAAATGATATTCGTGAAGTCGCTATTTGGAAAAAAGGAGTCACTCTGTAATGCAGGCTAAAAAAGTCGCCATTATTGGAGAATGTATGGTGGAATTGTCTGGCGAGCTGTTCACAGCCATGCAACAAAACTTTGGTGGTGACACCATGAACACCGCAATTTACCTAAAGAAATTAGCAGGCGAAAAAGTTGATGTATGTTACTTCACTGCCATGGGTGAAGATATATTAAGCCAAGCTATGATAGCTCGTTGGCAGGATTATCAAATAAATTGCGACTTTGTTCTAAAAGATAAGCAAAGACATGCTGGCCTTTATATGATTCAAACAGATCAACATGGCGAGCGTTCTTTTCAATATTGGCGCAATAATTCTGCAGCAAAATACCTTGTTCAGCAGCCCAAATTTTATAATATCATCAATAAATTAACTGAGTTTGATGCTGTTTATTTATCAGGCATTAGTTTGGCAATTTTGCCCCCAGATGATTGCTATGCATTACTTAACGAGCTAACCAACTTAAAGCGCGCAGGTGTAAAAATTATTTATGATAGCAATCACAGACCTTTGTTATGGCAATCGGTACAATACTGTCAGGATATTAATAAGCGGATGGCGCAATTAGCCGACCTGGCTTTGGTAACGTTTGATGATGAAGCACTGATTTGGAGTTGCAAAGATATTTCAGCTTGTAGAGAGTGGCTTCATGAATTAGGCGTGAAAGAACTTGTAATTAAAGATGGTGGAAATGGATGCCAATACAGTACGTTAGAGCAGCAAAATGCAACACATTACCCTACCAATAAAATTAATAAAGTCATTGATACAACAGCGGCAGGAGATGCATTTAATGCTGGTTTTTTATCGGCTTGGCTGCAGGATCAGGCTATTGAAAAATGCGCAAAACAAGGAAATTATATTGCTGGGCAAGTCATTCAGCACTACGGTGCTATCGTTGAGATAACAACCTAAGTTTTACTAAAATAAGGTTTAACCACCAATTAAATTAGTGGTTAAACCTGCAAATGCGAATAACTTAATAATTATTTAAAAGTTAAAGCCTAGAGAAACCCAATAACGTCGACCATCTTCAACATATCCGTATTCATCTTCAGTGATTTCTTTATCAAACAGATTATAAACACCAAATCCTAACTTAATGCTGCGGCTTAAATCGTAGTTACCACCAATATCAGCCAAGGTGTAATCTGGCGCAATCAGACTGTCTTGCGATGGGCCTGTTGTCGGCTGGCTTTCTTCGCCGCGGTAATGAACACGCAGCCAGGTACCTAGCTTATCAACCGGGCGCCAATTAACTGAAGTTTGTAAAATATGCTTAGGTAATTGGTTAAGTGGGCTTCCTTTGTATTCACCGGTTTTTTGCTCAGAATCGGTGTAAGTATAATTAGCACTTACATCAAGCTCACTGGTAATGTCGTAAGATACTGATAACTCAAAGCCTTGCGTAACGGCTTCATCCACATTGACATAGGTCGTTGGCATCGAACCAAACTGGTTTGGTCCATCAGTACACTGGGTGAGTGGGCACGAAATACGGGTAATTTTATCTTCAAACTCGTTGTAAAAAACTGTGCTTGAAAGCGATAAATCACGGCTGGCATCATAGTAGATACCCATTTCGTAGTTTACTGATTTTTCAGGACTTAAATCTGGGTTACCGTAAATATTACCACCTCGGCTCACTTGCCCCCAAGCTGCGGTAGATTGACGAATATTCGGCGCTCTAAAGCCTGTTGAGATACCGCCTTTAACAGTCAACGACTTAGTTGCTGTATACACACCATATAAACGCGGGCTGAAATGGCCCGAAAAATTGCCATCATGATCATAACGAAGACCGGTAGTGAGTTTAAACTGCTTAGTTGCGGCCCACTCATCTTCTGCAAATACTGACCACTGCTCGTTCTCAACATGTGTTAAGTCACTAATGCGGTTACTGGTGTAATCGTCTAGCTCTTCTTTTAAATATGACGCACCAAATGCAGCATTATGATTGGTAAAAGGTAAAGTCCAGCTGGTTTGCGCATCGGTATTTTCGACGTACATTTCACGAGAGGTATTATCGAATTTATCGTACTTTAAGTAACTGCGTGATGAGCCAAAGTCATAAAAACCATTATGACTTAATGAGTAGCTTTCTTGGTCATACTCTGTGGTTGATGACTCAGGGCAGCCATTACGGCCACAGCTTTCGCCTTCAGCTAAAGGAGCAACTGTTTTGCCTAATGTTTCATCGAGTTTTTGTTTTGCAGAGCCTACTTCAAGCATAATTTCATGGCTATCAGAGGGCGTTAAGATAAACTTAGCTTTGATATTGCTTTGCTCTTTACCACGAAAACCGGCTTCAAAATCATCTTCGTCACGCTTTGAAAACTGGCCAGATAACTGCATACCTAATAACTCAGGAATTAAACCACCCGCAGTAAAGAAACTGCCTTGATTGATATTTCCCGAGTCACTTGATTCTTGAATCGTGCTATCTAAGCGTAGTTCACCGTACCATTTTTCTGGTGTTTTACGGGTAATAATATTGATAACACCACCGATGGCATCTGAGCCATATAGTGAAGACATAGGACCGCGAATAACCTCGATACGTTCAATCGCTGAAATAGGTGGAGTCCATGCCCCCTCTACACCTGGGCCATCACTGTTTGGGCGAGTTTCACGTGAGGTTTGGCGCTGGCCGTCAATTAAAATCAAAGTATATTGACTTGCCATCCCGCGAAGACTGATATCTTTTCTGTCGCCACCACCTGTGACAACCACACCGGGAACATCGGTCATCGCATCGGTTAGATCACGGTAAAAACGTTTTTCAAGCTGCTCACGGTCGATAACACTGATACTCGCTGGCGCCTCTTTAAGCATTTGCTCGTAACCGGAAGCCGATACAACTATTACTTCCATGTCTTGTTTTTTGTCATCAGCGTATGCAAAATGGGAAAGACCTGCTAACACAGCAGCGGTGAGTGGTAAAACAGAAGAAACAACCCTCGTCATAATAATACTCCGTGACTTTTTGTTTATAAATGATAATAATTAGCGTTTGCATACTAATGAGAAGTCCCGATTTTCACAATTTACGATTTCTTAAAACTGAATTAAGAAGGCCTGAACCATGAATTCCAAGCTGATCAAAACATTGCGTGTATTTTCTCGTACTGTTGAAACGGGCAATATGAGCAGTGCAGCTGCAGAGTTATCGATGACCACATCGGCTGTCAGCCAACACATTAAGCAATTAGAGCAAGAAATCGGGTTAAGCCTATTTAACCGCAGCCCACGCGAACTCACGTTAACCGAGGCGGGCCATCTGTATTATCAAAGCTGTTTAAAAATACTAGCTGTGGCTGATCAAGCCAGTACGCAATTGCAACAATTACAAAATAAGCCCAGTGGCGAGCTCAAATTAGTTGCGCCTGTGGGGTTTGGCGGCGGCCTATTAAGCGAGCCATTAGATCGCTTAATTAACGAGTTTGATGATTTACGTATTCAGTTAATTTTGACTGATGAGCCAATTGATATGATCAAATGCGGTGCTGACCTAGCGATTGCGATTGGCCCATTAACTGACTCTAACCTCGTTGCTCGTAAATTAGCTACTTGGCCGTTAAAGCTATGCGCTCA
The nucleotide sequence above comes from Pseudoalteromonas shioyasakiensis. Encoded proteins:
- a CDS encoding TRAP transporter substrate-binding protein, whose amino-acid sequence is MAHTLDSRHVTHQAMEYMAERLAYYSDNQMEIVIYPAAQLGTERELIELLQIGSLSMTKVSSSPLEGFVPQMKVFGVPYLFRDSEHFWKVLNSQLGQKLLDDLAVARLKGLGYYDAGSRSFYTTDAAIRTPDDLIGSKIRVVTSPMAIATVQSLGGAATPIAWGELYSALQQGVVDGAENNPPSYYLSRHYEIAKYYTLDEHTFVPDIVVASQKVWQQLTTQQQHWLKLAMQDSVIYQRSLWQSASDQALQAVVDAGVEVIYPDKQVFQEKVAPFHASFKGTPIAAQIAAIKAMQEAL
- a CDS encoding tagaturonate reductase, producing the protein MQTLNRKNFNKNKYPTSIMQFGEGNFLRAFVDWQIDKLNEQTGLNAGVAIIRPIDYDSLPLLNTQDGLYTCIIRGINEQNKPVSEQRIISCVNEEIPVYKQFDNYLKLAENSDLKVIFSNTTEAGIEYIPDDKLSDTPAKAFPAKLTQWLFHRFKHFNGASSSGMIIIPCELIDYNGEKLKEIVLQYSQLWDLPSEFVNWLNEHNHFCSSLVDRIVTGFPRDEHQALQQQCGYYDNFMVTAEYFHLFVIQGPQHLADVLHLEGSDLNIKVVDDIAPYKQRKVAILNGAHTAMVPLAYMANIDSVGEALASPLLEKYVTKLIFDEIIPTLSLPKEELQVFANDVLNRFRNPYICHLLMSISLNSMTKFKTRLLPQLEQYISNNKTVPPLIATAIAGQILFYRGERNGDKIELADSPKWLALFNEQWQQHQQGSITTYELVSSVLAANWHWDKDLNDVVGLTDKVTEQLSLMLSSSVEQTLVNLLES
- a CDS encoding UxaA family hydrolase → MSRLLRLHNTDDVAIALQPINANERIEFEGFSFTALEDIDKGHKVALKPIAKGERVIKYGAPIGFALEDINPGAWVHTHCIKTTLHDELTYQYQPEFVAQAPEEPSPEVNIYRRANGEIGIRNEIWLIPTVGCVNGMIKQMKDEFLRNHADLEIDGVHIFPHQFGCSQLGDDLETTKVLLQDMALHPNAGGALIVGLGCENNQLAAFKAGLGEIDESRIKFLISQHSDDEVEDGVALLEEIYSVVKHDKRETGKLSEVKFGLECGGSDGLSGITANPMLGYFSDYLIAQGGTTVLTEVPEMFGAETLLMSRCKDEETFNQLVSMINNFKGYYKAHNQPIYENPSPGNKKGGISTLEDKSLGCTQKAGTSKVQAVLEYGERLSVAGLNLLNAPGNDPIATSALAAAGCHIVLFTTGRGTPYGGFVPTLKIATNSELANKKTRWIDFDAGVLVSGKSMPEVHQEFVDLLVEVVNGKPTCNEINDIREVAIWKKGVTL
- a CDS encoding sugar kinase produces the protein MQAKKVAIIGECMVELSGELFTAMQQNFGGDTMNTAIYLKKLAGEKVDVCYFTAMGEDILSQAMIARWQDYQINCDFVLKDKQRHAGLYMIQTDQHGERSFQYWRNNSAAKYLVQQPKFYNIINKLTEFDAVYLSGISLAILPPDDCYALLNELTNLKRAGVKIIYDSNHRPLLWQSVQYCQDINKRMAQLADLALVTFDDEALIWSCKDISACREWLHELGVKELVIKDGGNGCQYSTLEQQNATHYPTNKINKVIDTTAAGDAFNAGFLSAWLQDQAIEKCAKQGNYIAGQVIQHYGAIVEITT
- a CDS encoding ligand-gated channel protein, which produces MTRVVSSVLPLTAAVLAGLSHFAYADDKKQDMEVIVVSASGYEQMLKEAPASISVIDREQLEKRFYRDLTDAMTDVPGVVVTGGGDRKDISLRGMASQYTLILIDGQRQTSRETRPNSDGPGVEGAWTPPISAIERIEVIRGPMSSLYGSDAIGGVINIITRKTPEKWYGELRLDSTIQESSDSGNINQGSFFTAGGLIPELLGMQLSGQFSKRDEDDFEAGFRGKEQSNIKAKFILTPSDSHEIMLEVGSAKQKLDETLGKTVAPLAEGESCGRNGCPESSTTEYDQESYSLSHNGFYDFGSSRSYLKYDKFDNTSREMYVENTDAQTSWTLPFTNHNAAFGASYLKEELDDYTSNRISDLTHVENEQWSVFAEDEWAATKQFKLTTGLRYDHDGNFSGHFSPRLYGVYTATKSLTVKGGISTGFRAPNIRQSTAAWGQVSRGGNIYGNPDLSPEKSVNYEMGIYYDASRDLSLSSTVFYNEFEDKITRISCPLTQCTDGPNQFGSMPTTYVNVDEAVTQGFELSVSYDITSELDVSANYTYTDSEQKTGEYKGSPLNQLPKHILQTSVNWRPVDKLGTWLRVHYRGEESQPTTGPSQDSLIAPDYTLADIGGNYDLSRSIKLGFGVYNLFDKEITEDEYGYVEDGRRYWVSLGFNF
- a CDS encoding LysR family transcriptional regulator — protein: MNSKLIKTLRVFSRTVETGNMSSAAAELSMTTSAVSQHIKQLEQEIGLSLFNRSPRELTLTEAGHLYYQSCLKILAVADQASTQLQQLQNKPSGELKLVAPVGFGGGLLSEPLDRLINEFDDLRIQLILTDEPIDMIKCGADLAIAIGPLTDSNLVARKLATWPLKLCAHKDHAISKLDKASWDDLGNFARIAHSNADSNAFNPLTLASKPLPKAKITVNNMQSLIKLVCDGVGYGVLPEPEVRHLLKSKELVEIAPEWAMPNYTVYAVTPARDSLAAKTKTAIDTLKLCFNHVSKHVELVD